A region from the Perca fluviatilis chromosome 16, GENO_Pfluv_1.0, whole genome shotgun sequence genome encodes:
- the LOC120543827 gene encoding F-BAR and double SH3 domains protein 2-like isoform X2, whose protein sequence is MYCVWRAYLEGTVQVTQSRISACDNYKVQVADPAKMGRLQKEQQLRKCIEQLTVVQAELQGSVKELTKSRKKYQEAETMAQAVREKAELDAKSKLSLFQSRSSLQRASVKLKAKRSECNSKATHARNDYLLMLAAANAHQQRYYDTDLMDCIKVLDGKIYEQVKDYLVSLCQTELETYQAVHNTFNQLLNSSSGVLQEFHQQQFVQKNLMFQQAPDFLYQPSDSDTVMQLQKESGTSEEHSLDKEARKWASRVAREYKSIIHTQRALEDYGTQESSEQNSELETKMEVARRSLRRAETVKVKAEARLDLLRQAGVAVETWLKSAMNQVMEELENERWNNLNTHDPSLSGTADLEREDEEEMEDSGEVLDDSSSSPSSTLKNYPLTCKVLYSYKASQPDELTIEEQEILEVIDDGDMEDWVKARNRSGQVGYVPEKYLQLPSSNSLLSMLQALAALDARSHSSSNSTEPETELPTGSINGDSSVSFAKALYDYAGQTDDELSFPEGAIIRILSRETHEDDGFWEGEFNGVVGVFPAVLVEDLAGASENGDGQRDVSAQASPSPLAQCDQSPRSPFQQGPLHSSPLQTPTMSSPLSSPCSATASPIGRPPSYHNGHHRPPPAPHKSPFQSPTQGSPQPPKYPESSSSTIRPVSQHTINRLVRPTVQTPKFTVM, encoded by the exons ATGTATTGTGTATGGAGGGCCTATTTGGAGGGTACGGTCCAGGTCACCCAGTCCAGAATCAGCGCCTGTGATAACTACAAAGTCCAAGTTGCTGATCCAGCCAAGATGGGCAGACTGCAGAAGGAACAGCAGCTGAGGAAG TGTATTGAACAGCTGACGGTGGTTCAAGCTGAGCTGCAGGGGTCGGTGAAGGAGCTGACCAAGAGCAGGAAGAAGTACCAGGAGGCTGAGACGATGGCACAGGCTGTCCGAGAGAAGGCAGAGCTGGACGCCAA GTCCAAGCTAAGTCTCTTCCAGTCCAGATCCAGTCTTCAAAGGGCGAGTGTAAAG CTGAAAGCCAAGAGGAGTGAGTGCAACTCCAAAGCCACGCATGCCAGAAATGACTACCTTCTAATGCTAGCAGCCGCTAACGCTCACCAGCAGCGCTACTATGACACAGACCTCATGGACTGCATCAAG GTCTTAGATGGAAAAATCTATGAGCAGGTAAAAGATTACCTGGTCTCGCTGTGTCAGACTGAGCTGGAAACTTACCAGGCTGTCCACAACACCTTCAACCAGCTTTTAAACAGCTCCAGTGGG gTTCTGCAGGAGTTTCACCAGCAGCAGTTTGTACAGAAGAACCTCATGTTCCAGCAAGCCCCGGACTTCTTGTACCAGCCCAGCGACTCAGATACG gtGATGCAGCTGCAGAAGGAGAGTGGAACGTCAGAGGAGCACAGTCTGGATAAAGAGGCGAGGAAATGGGCAAGCCGCGTGGCCCGAGAATACAAGAGCATCATCCACACTCAGAGG gCCCTGGAGGATTATGGGACGCAGGAATCATCAGAGCAAAACAGTGAGCTGGAGACCAAGATGGAGGTGGCCAGGCGGAGTCTTCGGAGAGCAgag acAGTGAAAGTGAAAGCAGAGGCCCGTCTGGACTTGTTGAGGCAGGCAGGTGTTGCTGTTGAAACGTGGCTGAAGAGTGCCATGAACCAGGTGATGGAGGAGCTGGAGAACGAGCGCTGGAACAATCTCAATACCCATGATCCTTCACTCTCT GGGACAGCAGATTTGGAAcgagaggatgaggaggagatggaggacaGTGGTGAAGTGTTAGACGACAGCAGCTCCAGCCCCTCCAGCACCTTGAAAAACTATCCCCTCACCTGCAAAGTACTCTACTCCTACAAG GCGTCGCAGCCAGATGAACTGACGATTGAGGAGCAGGAAATCTTGGAGGTCATTGATGATGGAGACATGGAGGACTGGGTCAAG GCCAGAAATCGGAGCGGACAGGTTGGCTACGTCCCAGAGAAATACCTGCAGCTTCCTTcctccaacagtctgctgagCATGCTGCAGGCTCTTGCGGCACTGGATGCCCGATCCCATTCCTCCAGTAACTCCACTGAGCCTGAAACCGAACTACCAACTGGCTCAATCAACGGAGACTCCAGTG TGTCATTTGCGAAGGCCCTGTACGACTACGCAGGACAAACGGATGACGAGCTGTCGTTTCCAGAAGGTGCCATCATCCGCATCCTGAGCAGAGAGACCCACGAGGATGACGGTTTCTGGGAGGGAGAGTTTAACGGCGTCGTCGGCGTCTTCCCTGCAGTTCTGGTGGAGGATCTCGCCGGCGCCAGCGAGAATGGAGATGGACAAAGAGATGTCAGTGCACAG GCGTCCCCCTCCCCTTTGGCCCAGTGCGACCAATCCCCTCGTAGTCCCTTCCAGCAGGGGCCTCTCCACAGCAGCCCCCTTCAGACGCCCACCATGTCCTCACCTTTGTCAAGTCCCTGCAGCGCAACAGCTTCTCCCATTGGCCGACCACCGTCCTATCACAACGGACATCACAGGCCACCACCAGCCCCCCACAAAAGCCCCTTTCAGA GTCCAACCCAAGGCTCCCCTCAACCTCCCAAATACCCAGAGAGCAGCTCCAGCACCATTCGACCTGTGAGTCAACACACAATTAATCGTTTggtccgaccaacagtccaaaccccAAAGTTTACAGTCATGTAA
- the LOC120543827 gene encoding F-BAR and double SH3 domains protein 2-like isoform X1 — MQPPPRKVRVTQELKHTHAEQMSRLHIKHQTECDLLEDLRTFSQKRAAVERDYAQALQKLANQYLKREWPDSLTEEQTDHRNMYCVWRAYLEGTVQVTQSRISACDNYKVQVADPAKMGRLQKEQQLRKCIEQLTVVQAELQGSVKELTKSRKKYQEAETMAQAVREKAELDAKSKLSLFQSRSSLQRASVKLKAKRSECNSKATHARNDYLLMLAAANAHQQRYYDTDLMDCIKVLDGKIYEQVKDYLVSLCQTELETYQAVHNTFNQLLNSSSGVLQEFHQQQFVQKNLMFQQAPDFLYQPSDSDTVMQLQKESGTSEEHSLDKEARKWASRVAREYKSIIHTQRALEDYGTQESSEQNSELETKMEVARRSLRRAETVKVKAEARLDLLRQAGVAVETWLKSAMNQVMEELENERWNNLNTHDPSLSGTADLEREDEEEMEDSGEVLDDSSSSPSSTLKNYPLTCKVLYSYKASQPDELTIEEQEILEVIDDGDMEDWVKARNRSGQVGYVPEKYLQLPSSNSLLSMLQALAALDARSHSSSNSTEPETELPTGSINGDSSVSFAKALYDYAGQTDDELSFPEGAIIRILSRETHEDDGFWEGEFNGVVGVFPAVLVEDLAGASENGDGQRDVSAQASPSPLAQCDQSPRSPFQQGPLHSSPLQTPTMSSPLSSPCSATASPIGRPPSYHNGHHRPPPAPHKSPFQSPTQGSPQPPKYPESSSSTIRPVSQHTINRLVRPTVQTPKFTVM, encoded by the exons GACTTTTAGCCAAAAGAGGGCAGCTGTAGAGAGGGACTACGCCCAG GCCCTCCAGAAGTTGGCAAATCAGTATCTAAAGAGGGAATGGCCGGACAGTCTGACAGAAGAACAAACCGACCACAG GAACATGTATTGTGTATGGAGGGCCTATTTGGAGGGTACGGTCCAGGTCACCCAGTCCAGAATCAGCGCCTGTGATAACTACAAAGTCCAAGTTGCTGATCCAGCCAAGATGGGCAGACTGCAGAAGGAACAGCAGCTGAGGAAG TGTATTGAACAGCTGACGGTGGTTCAAGCTGAGCTGCAGGGGTCGGTGAAGGAGCTGACCAAGAGCAGGAAGAAGTACCAGGAGGCTGAGACGATGGCACAGGCTGTCCGAGAGAAGGCAGAGCTGGACGCCAA GTCCAAGCTAAGTCTCTTCCAGTCCAGATCCAGTCTTCAAAGGGCGAGTGTAAAG CTGAAAGCCAAGAGGAGTGAGTGCAACTCCAAAGCCACGCATGCCAGAAATGACTACCTTCTAATGCTAGCAGCCGCTAACGCTCACCAGCAGCGCTACTATGACACAGACCTCATGGACTGCATCAAG GTCTTAGATGGAAAAATCTATGAGCAGGTAAAAGATTACCTGGTCTCGCTGTGTCAGACTGAGCTGGAAACTTACCAGGCTGTCCACAACACCTTCAACCAGCTTTTAAACAGCTCCAGTGGG gTTCTGCAGGAGTTTCACCAGCAGCAGTTTGTACAGAAGAACCTCATGTTCCAGCAAGCCCCGGACTTCTTGTACCAGCCCAGCGACTCAGATACG gtGATGCAGCTGCAGAAGGAGAGTGGAACGTCAGAGGAGCACAGTCTGGATAAAGAGGCGAGGAAATGGGCAAGCCGCGTGGCCCGAGAATACAAGAGCATCATCCACACTCAGAGG gCCCTGGAGGATTATGGGACGCAGGAATCATCAGAGCAAAACAGTGAGCTGGAGACCAAGATGGAGGTGGCCAGGCGGAGTCTTCGGAGAGCAgag acAGTGAAAGTGAAAGCAGAGGCCCGTCTGGACTTGTTGAGGCAGGCAGGTGTTGCTGTTGAAACGTGGCTGAAGAGTGCCATGAACCAGGTGATGGAGGAGCTGGAGAACGAGCGCTGGAACAATCTCAATACCCATGATCCTTCACTCTCT GGGACAGCAGATTTGGAAcgagaggatgaggaggagatggaggacaGTGGTGAAGTGTTAGACGACAGCAGCTCCAGCCCCTCCAGCACCTTGAAAAACTATCCCCTCACCTGCAAAGTACTCTACTCCTACAAG GCGTCGCAGCCAGATGAACTGACGATTGAGGAGCAGGAAATCTTGGAGGTCATTGATGATGGAGACATGGAGGACTGGGTCAAG GCCAGAAATCGGAGCGGACAGGTTGGCTACGTCCCAGAGAAATACCTGCAGCTTCCTTcctccaacagtctgctgagCATGCTGCAGGCTCTTGCGGCACTGGATGCCCGATCCCATTCCTCCAGTAACTCCACTGAGCCTGAAACCGAACTACCAACTGGCTCAATCAACGGAGACTCCAGTG TGTCATTTGCGAAGGCCCTGTACGACTACGCAGGACAAACGGATGACGAGCTGTCGTTTCCAGAAGGTGCCATCATCCGCATCCTGAGCAGAGAGACCCACGAGGATGACGGTTTCTGGGAGGGAGAGTTTAACGGCGTCGTCGGCGTCTTCCCTGCAGTTCTGGTGGAGGATCTCGCCGGCGCCAGCGAGAATGGAGATGGACAAAGAGATGTCAGTGCACAG GCGTCCCCCTCCCCTTTGGCCCAGTGCGACCAATCCCCTCGTAGTCCCTTCCAGCAGGGGCCTCTCCACAGCAGCCCCCTTCAGACGCCCACCATGTCCTCACCTTTGTCAAGTCCCTGCAGCGCAACAGCTTCTCCCATTGGCCGACCACCGTCCTATCACAACGGACATCACAGGCCACCACCAGCCCCCCACAAAAGCCCCTTTCAGA GTCCAACCCAAGGCTCCCCTCAACCTCCCAAATACCCAGAGAGCAGCTCCAGCACCATTCGACCTGTGAGTCAACACACAATTAATCGTTTggtccgaccaacagtccaaaccccAAAGTTTACAGTCATGTAA